The Cottoperca gobio chromosome 6, fCotGob3.1, whole genome shotgun sequence genome has a segment encoding these proteins:
- the LOC115009367 gene encoding histone H2B-like, with the protein MPDAPVKAPKKGSKKAVSKTATKTGKKRRKSRKESYAIYVYKVMKQVHPDTGISSKAMGIMNCFVSDIFERIAGEASRLAHYNKRSTITSREIQTAVRLLLPGELAKHAVSEGTKAVTKYTSSK; encoded by the coding sequence ATGCCGGACGCCCCCGTGAAAGCGCCCAAGAAGGGCTCAAAGAAAGCCGTCTCTAAGACCGCCACCAAGACTGgcaagaagaggagaaagtcCAGGAAGGAGAGCTACGCCATCTACGTGTACAAGGTGATGAAGCAGGTCCACCCCGACACCGGCATCTCCTCCAAGGCCATGGGTATAATGAACTGCTTCGTGAGCGACATCTTCGAGCGCATCGCCGGTGAGGCCTCCCGTCTGGCTCACTACAACAAGCGCTCCACCATCACTTCCAGGGAGATCCAGACCGCTGTCCGCCTGCTGCTGCCCGGGGAGCTGGCGAAGCACGCCGTGTCTGAGGGCACCAAGGCCGTGACCAAGTACACCAGCTCCAAGTAA